Proteins found in one Anopheles aquasalis chromosome 3, idAnoAquaMG_Q_19, whole genome shotgun sequence genomic segment:
- the LOC126575210 gene encoding endocuticle structural glycoprotein SgAbd-2-like — MFKVVVSLVALTVAIAAVVSAAPASDDASATILTHESRLEPDGAYSYKYATSNGIQAEESGIGGQSVQGSASWVGDDGVPIVLTYTADENGYRPQGLHLPTPPPIPEYILRALRYIEAKNAGQNGGK, encoded by the exons atgttcaaagtG GTCGTTTCCCTCGTTGCTCTGACGGTGGCAATCGCTGCCGTGGTGTCTGCTGCCCCTGCGTCCGACGATGCGTCGGCCACGATCTTGACGCACGAGTCGCGCCTTGAACCGGATGGTGCGTACTCGTACAAGTACGCCACGAGCAATGGCATCCAGGCGGAGGAAAGCGGAATCGGTGGACAGTCGGTGCAGGGTTCGGCCTCGTgggtcggtgatgatggtgtaccGATCGTGCTGACCTACACCGCCGACGAGAACGGATACCGCCCTCAGGGACTGCATCtaccgacgccaccaccaatcccAGAGTACATCTTGCGTGCGCTCCGGTACATCGAGGCCAAAAATGCCGGCCAGAATGGTGGCAAGTGA
- the LOC126574361 gene encoding cuticle protein CP14.6-like, with product MFKLFVLAAVVAVAAAQNPQDAQAQVVEYDSVINPDGSYNHRYQTSNGIQAQESGVGGQSAQGSYSYTGDDGAQYQVTYVADENGFQPQGAHLPVDGPAPEHVLKTLQQIRANPPRDDPNFSLDALDAAIARLSG from the exons ATGTTCAAGCTG TTCGTTCTCGCCGCCGTGGTTGCTGTGGCCGCTGCCCAGAACCCGCAGGATGCGCAGGCCCAGGTTGTGGAGTACGATTCCGTGATCAACCCGGACGGTTCGTACAACCATCGGTACCAGACGAGCAACGGTATCCAGGCGCAGGAGAGCGGCGTCGGTGGCCAGTCGGCCCAGGGAAGCTACTCGTAcaccggtgacgatggtgccCAGTACCAGGTGACGTACGTGGCCGACGAGAACGGTTTCCAGCCACAGGGTGCCCATCTGCCCGTCGATGGCCCTGCTCCCGAGCACGTGCTCAAGACGCTCCAGCAGATCCGCGCCAACCCACCGCGTGATGACCCCAACTTCAGCCTGGACGCTCTCGATGCTGCCATCGCTCGGCTGAGCGGCTAA
- the LOC126576364 gene encoding apyrase-like: MAVIKKCSSLLAAVVLLLVVVTSSTAQDDGPLFPLSIIHFNDLYARYNEVDLEGFACIGREQCQGGYARQVSIVRELQAQSNPTLYLNSGGSFKGTLWYSVHRWEVIAAMLNVLPTDAMTLGRFDFFHGLEGLNPFMAASDSPIVLTNVDNSGEPSFTNFERSIVVEREGRRIGILGVILPTVSAVGDPGNLTFTNPATAIREEAERLDSEGVEIIIVISYNGFNAERNIARDCGPHVDLIVGGQSNTVLFSGEPNGFPLEVEGEYPTVVFQPDGRRVLVVQAGSYGRLVGNLTLFFDEEGEVESWEGNPIFLSEDIAEDPAVLSALAPFREEVEQLGNRTVAVSEVVMSRNDCITGECAIGSLVTDSMVRAFFPVYNGIGIQNRGGIRADLPTGTISYKQLFEVLPFENRLYSMLLRGDYLMAVLEQSVRNAQVVNGTVEARNLLQVSGLRVTYRINNPPGRRLVSLEVLCQQCTGDVYEPVNPFREYRVVVSSFLAEGGDGYAVFAREGQDVEEGPVDLDALDEYIGQQSPISSVGGDRIRFVF; this comes from the exons ATGGCTGTAATCAAGAAGTGTAGCTCACTGTTGGCAGcagttgtgttgctgctggtggtggtcacctCCTCGACGGCTCAGGATGATGGTCCGCTGTTCCCGCTGTCCATCATCCACTTTAACGATCTGTACGCACGGTACAACGAGGTGGATCTGGAAGGATTCGCTTGCATTGGCCGGGAACAGTGCCAGGGTGGTTATGCCCGGCAAGTGTCCATCGTCCGGGAGCTGCAGGCCCAATCGAATCCAACGCTTTACCTGAACTCCGGTGGCAGCTTTAAGGGTACGCTCTGGTACTCGGTGCATCGCTGGGAGGTGATTGCGGCCATGCTTAACGTCCTGCCAACGGATGCGATG ACTCTCGGTCGTTTTGACTTCTTCCATGGACTGGAAGGACTGAATCCGTTCATGGCCGCCTCCGACAGTCCGATCGTGCTGACCAACGTGGACAACTCGGGTGAACCTTCGTTCACGAACTTTGAGCGTTCGATCGTGGTGGAGCGTGAGGGTCGTCGTATCGGTATCCTTGGCGTTATCCTGCCCACGGTATCCGCCGTCGGTGATCCTGGCAATCTTACCTTTACCAATCCGGCCACAGCGATCCGTGAGGAAGCGGAGCGACTGGACAGCGAAGGCGTagagatcatcatcgtcatctcgtACAACGGATTCAACGCCGAACGGAACATCGCTCGCGATTGTGGACCGCACGTGGATCTGATCGTTGGTGGACAATCGAACACGGTGCTATTCAGTGGAGAACCGAACGGATTTCCGCTCGAGGTGGAAGGCGAATATCCGACGGTCGTGTTCCAGCCGGACGGACGCCGTGTGCTCGTTGTGCAGGCCGGTTCGTACGGTCGACTCGTTGGCAATCTGACTCTGTTCTTCGATGAGGAAGGTGAAGTCGAAAGTTGGGAAGGTAATCCGATCTTCCTGTCCGAGGACATTGCCGAAGATCCAGCCGTCCTGAGTGCGTTGGCACCGTTCCGGGAGGAGGTGGAACAGCTTGGAAACCGTACCGTGGCCGTATCGGAAGTGGTCATGTCTCGTAACGACTGCATTACCGGCGAGTGCGCGATTGGAAGCCTCGTCACGGATTCGATGGTTCGTGCCTTCTTCCCGGTTTACAATGGTATTGGCATCCAGAACCGAGGTGGCATCCGAGCGGATCTGCCCACCGGAACGATCAGCTATAAGCAGCTGTTTGAGGTGTTGCCCTTCGAGAACCGACTCTACTCGATGCTGCTCCGTGGCGACTATCTGATGGCCGTGCTGGAGCAGAGTGTCCGCAATGCGCAGGTTGTGAATGGAACGGTCGAAGCGAGGAACCTTCTGCAAGTGTCGGGTCTGCGGGTGACGTACCGAATCAACAATCCACCCGGACGACGCCTGGTATCGCTGGAAGTGCTGTGCCAGCAGTGTACGGGCGATGTGTACGAGCCAGTCAATCCTTTCCGTGAGTACCGTGTCGTCGTGAGTAGCTTCCTTGCTGAGGGTGGTGACGGATATGCGGTTTTCGCTCGGGAAGGACAAGATGTTGAGGAAGGCCCAGTGGATTTGGATGCCCTGGATGAGTACATCGGTCAACAGTCACCGATCagctcggttggtggtgatcgcATTCGTTTCGTCTTCTAG
- the LOC126575434 gene encoding J domain-containing protein DDB_G0295729-like, translating into MMDTYVKNLLNGWNMPELIKVFQEEEVDEAAFKCLKYDMIKEIIPRIGKRAKFLQRYEEYKENLTERPAFAELQLDEKDRFSPSNSTQKPSRIDWRRIEKVCGPVPIYLKNLLKMCGYEAESSLRNLNDDDFIDMERFAREELIHLVPATQFYFHIFCSDPAREFRIVPGHRKLLLQISAYLNYTKVASEIQRPEPPTNHQRIPAAELSLQQREREREHRLLLQQQQQQQQHQQQHQQQQQQQQQQQQQQVQQQQAAAAAVAAAAAVAQQAQQQQQAQQLLQQQQLLQEVVRLHQQPLNDIQEHMLTEIKMSHKNSPLAFEQATVFPPLSDEERIKKIQGCIVKLIDMWSEKQPIRLQVTEEMINVTYETNGYNAFIKCPMCAVQIKVSKLPTKKGDRFVISNFSKHIIKMHFSQLVEANGGVAGGGGGVGGLAGSGERKHNLDNSSGGYYGGDNSDSNNTYSFDDYGSVKRQKLTDDEEDDMDSMPPQLLHPYVSIKDEIIDLDA; encoded by the exons ATGATGGATACGTATGTGAAAAATCTGCTCAATGGATGGAATATGCCGGAGTTGATAAAAGTGTTTCAAG AGGAGGAAGTGGATGAGGCCGCATTCAAGTGCCTGAAGTACGATATGATTAAAGAGATCATACCACGGATCGGGAAGCGGGCCAAGTTTCTGCAGCGATACGAGGAGTACAAGGAGAATCTTACAGAACGGCCAGCTTTCGCCGAGTTACAGCTGGACGAGAAG GATCGTTTCTCACCCTCGAATTCCACGCAAAAGCCAAGCCGCATCGATTGGAGACGCATCGAGAAGGTGTGCGGCCCGGTACCGATTTATTTGAAGAATTTGCTCAAAATGTGTGGCTACGAGGCGGAGAGCAGCTTACGGAATCTAAACGATGACGATTTTATCGATATGGAACGGTTTGCGCGCGAAGAGCTGATCCACCTCGTGCCGGCCACACAGTTCTACTTCCACATCTTCTGCAGTGATCCGGCGCGTGAGTTTCGCATTGTGCCTGGCcaccggaagctgctgctacagatCAGTGCCTACCTGAACTACACTAAGGTGGCGAGTGAAATCCAACGTCCCGAACCACCGACCAACCATCAACGGATACCAGCGGCTGAGCTCTCGTTGCAGCAGCGGGAACGAGAACGGGAACATCGGTTattgttgcaacagcagcagcagcaacaacaacatcaacaacagcaccagcagcagcagcagcagcaacagcagcaacaacagcaacaagttcaacaacaacaggcagcggcagcagcagtggcagccgcGGCTGCAGTCGCCCAGcaggcacaacaacagcaacaggctcAGCAGcttttgcagcaacagcagctgctgcaggaggTAGTACGGTTGCATCAGCAACCTCTCAACGACATACAGGAACATATGCTGACCGAGATCAAGATGTCGCACAAGAACTCGCCGTTGGCGTTCGAGCAGGCCACCGTCTTTCCACCGCTAAGCGACGAAGAGCGTATCAAGAAGATACAGGGCTGCATCGTGAAGCTGATCGACATGTGGAGCGAGAAGCAACCGATCCGGCTACAGGTGACGGAAGAAATGATCAACGTGACGTATGAAACGAACGGGTACAACGCGTTCATCAAGTGTCCCATGTGCGCGGTACAGATCAAGGTATCAAAGCTGCCCACGAAGAAAGGTGATCGGTTTGTGATCTCGAACTTCTCGAAGCACATCATCAAGATGCACTTTTCGCAGCTCGTTGAAGCCAATGGAGGAGTagcgggtggcggtggtggtgttggtggtttagCGGGATCCGGCGAACGGAAGCATAACCTGGACAACTCGTCCGGTGGATACTATGGCGGGGACAACTcggacagcaacaacacgtACTCGTTCGATGATTACGGTTCCGTGAAGCGCCAGAAGCTTACCGATGACGAGGAAGATGATATGGATTCAATGCCACCACAGTTGCTGCATCCTTACGTGAGCATCAAGGACGAAATCATCGATCTGGATGCGTAG